A section of the Quatrionicoccus australiensis genome encodes:
- a CDS encoding cyanophycin synthetase, producing MKKKDIIIRDIISLRGPSIWTYPPALEAWIDIGEFEDYPSNKLPGFVDRLKAWLPSLIEHRCNYDERGGFLRRLDEGTWIGHVLEHVSLELMTLGGLPDGFGRTRETTERGVYKLAISNFQEDCTRLALETGIKLILAAVNDTPFDMAEATSTMRRRVDRKYLGPSTAAIVNAAEARSIPAIRLLDDGNLVQLGYGAAMRRIWTAETDQTSAIAETISRDKDLTKTLLSSCGVAIPEGREVSSAEDAWEAAEDIGLPVVVKPTDGNHGRGVFIDLTSKEEVAKAYAIAVEEGSGVLVERSIQGIEHRLLVVGGKLVAANRSDLITINGDGKSTVQELIDSQINVDPRRGTTELHPLSIIRIDTAARMELERQGLSADSVPAAGREVLIQRNANHAFDCTDDVHPETARTAALAARIVGLDIAGIDLVCKDIAKPLAEQGGAIVEVNAGPSLLMHIKPGIGKPRPVGQAIVDNLFGAGVGGRVPLVGVTGTHGKTAVAKLIAHFLYLSGQKAGLACSDGIFLGRRQVQKSNAANWEGGRRLLLNRSVEAAVIENGAEVILGEGLPYDRCSVGVITDIVPADEDLSRWDVQPTGGEYYTTHRSIYRTQVDVVLPSGHAVLNGADELVAEFAELCDGEVIFYAADPATPALVTHRAGNGRTVYVAEGRIIMASGQDEIRLCRLGDAPVIGKQKDPHTIANVLAAVAAGWALGLTQEVIVTGLKTFGIELPDPAALLPLRAKKSPVAKKPATHRN from the coding sequence ATGAAGAAAAAAGACATCATCATCCGGGACATCATTTCCCTGCGCGGTCCGAGCATCTGGACCTACCCCCCGGCCCTCGAAGCCTGGATCGACATCGGCGAATTCGAGGACTATCCGTCCAACAAGCTGCCCGGTTTCGTTGACCGCCTCAAGGCCTGGTTGCCATCGCTGATCGAACATCGTTGCAACTACGACGAACGCGGCGGTTTCCTGCGCCGCCTCGACGAGGGCACCTGGATCGGCCACGTGCTCGAGCACGTCTCGCTCGAACTGATGACGCTGGGCGGTTTGCCCGACGGCTTCGGGCGCACCCGCGAAACCACCGAGCGCGGCGTCTACAAGCTGGCGATCAGCAACTTCCAGGAAGACTGCACCCGCCTCGCCCTCGAAACCGGCATCAAGCTCATCCTTGCCGCCGTCAACGACACGCCCTTCGACATGGCCGAAGCGACCAGCACCATGCGTCGCCGCGTCGATCGCAAGTATCTCGGCCCGTCGACCGCGGCCATCGTCAATGCCGCCGAAGCGCGCAGCATTCCGGCGATCCGTCTGCTCGACGACGGCAACCTCGTGCAACTCGGCTACGGCGCCGCAATGCGCCGCATCTGGACGGCCGAAACCGACCAGACCAGCGCCATCGCCGAAACCATCTCGCGCGACAAGGACCTTACCAAGACCCTGCTCTCCTCCTGCGGCGTCGCCATCCCGGAAGGCCGCGAAGTGAGCAGCGCCGAAGATGCCTGGGAAGCCGCCGAAGACATCGGCCTGCCGGTCGTCGTCAAACCGACCGACGGCAACCACGGACGCGGAGTGTTTATCGACCTGACCAGCAAGGAAGAGGTAGCCAAGGCCTACGCCATCGCCGTCGAAGAAGGCTCCGGCGTTCTGGTCGAGCGCTCCATCCAGGGCATCGAACACCGCCTGCTCGTCGTCGGCGGCAAACTGGTCGCCGCCAATCGCAGCGACCTGATCACAATCAACGGCGACGGCAAGTCGACCGTGCAGGAACTGATCGACAGCCAGATCAACGTTGATCCTCGACGTGGCACGACCGAACTGCATCCGCTCTCGATCATCCGCATCGACACCGCGGCCCGCATGGAACTCGAACGCCAGGGCCTGAGCGCCGACAGCGTGCCGGCGGCCGGGCGCGAAGTGCTGATCCAGCGCAACGCCAACCACGCCTTTGACTGCACCGACGACGTCCATCCGGAAACGGCACGTACCGCCGCCCTGGCGGCGCGCATCGTCGGCCTCGACATTGCCGGCATCGACCTCGTCTGCAAGGACATCGCCAAGCCGCTCGCCGAACAGGGTGGCGCCATCGTTGAAGTCAACGCCGGCCCCAGCCTGCTGATGCACATCAAGCCGGGCATCGGCAAACCGCGCCCGGTTGGCCAGGCCATCGTCGACAACCTGTTTGGCGCTGGCGTCGGCGGTCGCGTACCGCTGGTCGGCGTGACCGGCACGCACGGCAAGACCGCCGTTGCCAAGCTGATTGCCCACTTCCTCTACCTGTCCGGCCAGAAAGCCGGCCTGGCCTGCAGCGACGGCATTTTCCTCGGCCGCCGCCAGGTCCAGAAAAGCAATGCGGCCAACTGGGAAGGCGGCCGTCGCCTGCTGCTCAACCGCTCGGTCGAAGCTGCCGTCATCGAGAACGGCGCCGAAGTCATCCTCGGCGAAGGCCTGCCTTACGACCGTTGCTCGGTCGGTGTCATCACCGACATCGTCCCGGCCGACGAAGACCTCTCGCGCTGGGATGTCCAGCCCACAGGCGGCGAGTACTACACGACGCACCGCTCGATCTACCGCACCCAGGTCGATGTCGTGCTGCCCAGCGGCCATGCCGTACTCAATGGCGCCGACGAGCTGGTCGCCGAGTTTGCCGAGCTGTGCGACGGCGAAGTGATCTTCTACGCCGCCGATCCGGCCACCCCGGCCCTGGTCACGCACCGCGCCGGCAACGGCCGCACGGTCTATGTCGCCGAGGGCCGCATCATCATGGCCAGCGGCCAGGACGAGATCCGCCTGTGCCGTCTGGGCGATGCCCCGGTGATCGGCAAGCAGAAGGATCCGCACACCATCGCCAACGTGCTGGCCGCGGTCGCTGCCGGCTGGGCCCTGGGCCTGACGCAGGAAGTCATCGTCACCGGCCTCAAGACCTTCGGTATCGAACTGCCCGACCCCGCCGCGCTGCTACCGCTGCGCGCCAAGAAATCGCCCGTGGCCAAAAAGCCGGCGACCCACCGGAACTAA
- a CDS encoding cyanophycin metabolism-associated DUF1854 family protein, translated as MSNPNFQLERDAYGRLTLTGENGERHEGITPVRAFPIAAPDEGLSLINYEGHEVAWVDNIADLPPAIGQLLEEELASREFVPEITQISEVSSFACPSTWQVETNRGTTALVLKGEEDIRRLSQTCLLIADSNGIQFLVRDLTVLDRQSRKLLDRFL; from the coding sequence ATGTCGAACCCCAATTTCCAGCTCGAACGCGACGCCTACGGTCGACTCACCCTGACCGGCGAAAATGGCGAACGCCACGAAGGCATCACGCCGGTGCGCGCCTTTCCCATCGCCGCCCCCGACGAAGGCCTGTCGCTGATCAATTACGAAGGGCACGAAGTAGCCTGGGTGGACAACATCGCCGACCTGCCGCCGGCGATCGGCCAACTGCTTGAAGAAGAACTGGCGAGCCGCGAGTTCGTCCCGGAAATCACGCAGATCAGCGAAGTGTCCAGTTTTGCCTGCCCGAGTACCTGGCAGGTGGAAACCAACCGCGGCACGACGGCGCTGGTCCTCAAGGGCGAGGAAGACATCCGCCGCCTGTCGCAGACCTGCCTGCTGATTGCCGACAGCAACGGCATCCAGTTTCTGGTCCGCGATCTGACCGTACTCGACCGGCAAAGCCGCAAATTGCTCGACCGCTTCCTGTAA
- a CDS encoding cyanophycin metabolism-associated ABC transporter, with protein MTAIAQNTTGNEPVLPAHWAAEVEAQLSAGENSQAWLEIDLDARLQFARGLVIITDRRLLALAPGESNWRTWPLQAGLSLNHVDHAGVGTLELLDTNGRQACWRYTLAHNLAALRVIAEFELHLESIVSSQPVARPPEDVCPKCKAPLEPGDDECPNCNRETAVPPSTWTLFRLWRFARPYRWQLLTGFVLTLASTAAQLVPPYLTMPLMDNVLIPFQNGKPIDWPLVLMYLGGLLGAAVLAWGLGWIRTYILSLVSERMGRDLRTQTYDHLLGLSLEYFGGKRTGDLMARIGNETDRINIFLSLDLLNFATDVLMITMTAVILFSINPWLALVTLLPLPIIGWLIHFVREKLRTGFEKIDRVWAEVTNVLADTIPGIRVVKAFAQEKREGARFRAANEHNLQMNDKLNKTWSLFTPTVTLLTEVGLLVVWVFGIWQISKGASTVGVLTAFLAYIGRFYTRLDSMSRIVSATQRAASSTKRIFEILDHVSSVPEPTNPIHLSKVTGQLELKKASFRYGTRAVTRDVDLVIQPGEMIGLVGHSGSGKSTLVNLICRFYDVSEGQVLIDGVDVRSVPVEEFRQHIGLVLQEPFLFFGTIAENIAYGKPQATRQEIIAAARAAHAHEFILRLPHGYDSLVGERGQGLSGGERQRISIARALLIDPRILILDEATSAVDTETEKEIQKALDNLVRGRTTIAIAHRLSTLRKADRLVVMDRGRIVEIGNHDQLMALEGHYYKLYQAQARNVDTEPELPRAPDLPKTVTA; from the coding sequence ATGACTGCCATTGCACAAAACACCACCGGCAACGAGCCGGTGCTCCCCGCTCACTGGGCGGCTGAAGTCGAAGCGCAACTTAGCGCCGGCGAAAACTCCCAGGCCTGGCTTGAAATCGACCTCGATGCCCGTCTGCAGTTCGCCCGCGGCCTGGTCATCATCACTGACCGCCGCCTGCTCGCGCTGGCGCCGGGCGAGAGCAACTGGCGAACCTGGCCGCTGCAAGCCGGCCTCAGCCTGAACCATGTCGACCATGCCGGCGTCGGCACGCTCGAACTGCTCGACACCAATGGCCGCCAGGCCTGCTGGCGCTACACGCTGGCCCACAACCTGGCCGCCCTGCGCGTCATCGCCGAGTTCGAACTGCACCTGGAGAGCATCGTTTCCAGCCAGCCGGTCGCCCGCCCGCCCGAGGACGTCTGCCCGAAATGCAAGGCGCCGCTCGAGCCGGGCGACGACGAATGTCCGAACTGCAATCGCGAAACCGCCGTCCCGCCGTCGACCTGGACACTGTTCCGCCTGTGGCGCTTTGCCCGCCCCTACCGCTGGCAGTTGCTGACCGGTTTTGTGCTCACCCTGGCGTCGACAGCGGCGCAACTGGTGCCGCCCTACCTGACCATGCCGCTGATGGACAACGTGCTGATCCCGTTCCAGAACGGCAAGCCGATCGACTGGCCACTGGTCCTGATGTATCTCGGCGGCCTGCTCGGCGCCGCCGTGCTGGCCTGGGGCCTGGGCTGGATCCGCACCTACATCCTGTCGCTGGTTTCCGAACGCATGGGACGCGACCTGCGCACGCAGACCTACGACCACCTGCTCGGCCTGTCGCTCGAATATTTCGGCGGCAAGCGCACCGGTGACCTGATGGCGCGCATCGGTAACGAAACCGACCGCATCAACATCTTCCTGTCCCTCGACCTGCTCAATTTCGCCACCGACGTGCTGATGATCACGATGACCGCCGTCATCCTGTTCAGCATCAACCCGTGGCTGGCGCTGGTCACGCTGCTGCCGCTGCCGATCATCGGCTGGCTGATCCATTTCGTGCGCGAAAAGCTGCGCACCGGTTTCGAGAAGATCGACCGCGTCTGGGCCGAAGTGACCAACGTACTGGCCGATACCATCCCCGGCATCCGCGTCGTCAAGGCCTTTGCCCAGGAAAAGCGCGAAGGCGCCCGCTTCCGCGCCGCCAACGAGCATAACCTGCAGATGAACGACAAGCTGAACAAGACCTGGTCCTTGTTCACCCCGACCGTCACCCTGCTCACCGAAGTCGGCCTGCTCGTCGTCTGGGTGTTCGGCATCTGGCAGATTTCCAAGGGCGCCAGCACGGTCGGCGTGCTCACCGCCTTCCTCGCCTACATCGGCCGCTTCTACACCCGTCTCGACTCGATGAGCCGCATCGTCTCCGCGACCCAGCGCGCCGCGTCGAGCACCAAGCGCATTTTCGAGATCCTCGACCACGTATCCAGCGTGCCGGAGCCGACCAACCCGATCCACCTGAGCAAGGTGACCGGCCAGCTCGAACTGAAGAAGGCCAGCTTCCGCTACGGCACGCGTGCCGTGACGCGCGATGTCGATCTGGTCATCCAGCCCGGCGAGATGATCGGCCTGGTCGGCCACTCCGGCTCGGGCAAGAGCACGCTGGTCAACCTGATCTGCCGCTTCTACGACGTCTCCGAAGGCCAGGTGCTGATCGACGGCGTCGATGTCCGCTCCGTGCCGGTCGAAGAATTCCGCCAGCACATCGGCCTCGTCCTGCAGGAGCCCTTCCTGTTCTTCGGCACCATCGCCGAGAACATCGCCTACGGCAAGCCGCAGGCAACGCGCCAGGAAATCATCGCCGCCGCCCGCGCCGCACACGCCCACGAGTTCATCCTGCGCCTGCCGCACGGCTACGATTCGCTGGTCGGCGAACGCGGCCAGGGCCTGTCCGGCGGCGAGCGCCAGCGCATCTCGATCGCGCGCGCCCTGTTGATCGACCCGCGCATCCTGATTCTCGACGAAGCGACCTCGGCGGTCGACACCGAAACCGAGAAGGAAATCCAGAAGGCGCTCGACAATCTGGTGCGTGGCCGCACCACGATCGCCATCGCGCACCGCCTGTCCACGCTCAGGAAGGCCGACCGTCTGGTCGTCATGGATCGCGGCCGCATCGTCGAAATCGGCAACCACGACCAGCTGATGGCACTCGAAGGGCATTACTACAAGCTGTACCAGGCCCAGGCACGCAACGTCGATACCGAACCGGAACTGCCGCGCGCCCCCGATCTCCCGAAAACCGTCACGGCCTGA
- a CDS encoding pseudouridine synthase, whose amino-acid sequence MSRIVFFNKPYGVLSQFTPEGKWRALNEFISLKDVYVAGRLDADSEGLLILTDDGKLQARIADPKHKLEKTYWAQVEGEPQESDLERLRAGIKLSDFTAQPAKVRLIDEPAGLWQRDPPIRFRQAIPTRWLEIRIAEGKNRQVRRMTAAIGYPTLRLIRAAIGGVGLAGLPLGQWRVIEGSLKDLQGTFHE is encoded by the coding sequence GTGTCCAGAATCGTTTTCTTCAACAAGCCTTACGGTGTGCTCAGCCAGTTTACGCCGGAGGGCAAATGGCGGGCGCTCAATGAGTTCATCAGCCTCAAGGACGTTTATGTCGCCGGCCGCCTCGATGCCGACAGCGAGGGGCTGCTTATCCTGACTGACGATGGCAAGCTGCAGGCGCGCATTGCCGATCCGAAACACAAGCTGGAAAAAACCTACTGGGCGCAGGTCGAGGGCGAGCCGCAGGAAAGCGACCTGGAACGCCTGCGCGCCGGCATCAAGCTTTCCGATTTCACGGCGCAGCCGGCGAAAGTTCGCCTGATCGACGAACCGGCCGGGCTTTGGCAGCGCGACCCGCCGATCCGCTTTCGCCAGGCGATTCCGACCCGCTGGCTGGAAATCCGCATTGCCGAAGGCAAGAACCGTCAGGTCAGGCGAATGACAGCCGCCATCGGCTATCCTACGCTGCGTCTGATCCGCGCCGCGATCGGCGGGGTTGGTCTGGCCGGCCTGCCGCTGGGCCAGTGGCGCGTCATCGAAGGCTCTCTCAAGGATTTGCAAGGAACATTCCATGAATAA
- a CDS encoding DUF192 domain-containing protein translates to MNKNVFAVFFGLLLSGAALAQTAMPVVELTAGFHRIEAEVAATDQNRQTGLMQRKSMPAQRGMLFVFPQPNAYCMWMRNTLIPLSVAFLDAEGKIINIEDMQPQTEDNHCAKKMASYALEMNLGWFAQRGLKAGTRLNGIEKAPRGQ, encoded by the coding sequence ATGAATAAGAACGTATTTGCCGTCTTTTTCGGCCTGCTGCTCAGTGGCGCGGCGCTGGCGCAGACGGCCATGCCGGTCGTCGAGCTGACTGCCGGCTTTCACCGCATCGAGGCCGAAGTCGCCGCGACCGACCAGAACCGGCAGACCGGCCTGATGCAGCGCAAGTCGATGCCGGCGCAGCGCGGCATGCTGTTCGTCTTTCCGCAGCCGAACGCCTATTGCATGTGGATGCGCAATACGCTGATCCCGTTGTCGGTGGCCTTTCTCGATGCCGAGGGCAAGATCATCAATATCGAGGACATGCAGCCGCAAACAGAGGACAACCATTGCGCCAAGAAGATGGCCAGTTACGCGCTGGAAATGAATCTCGGCTGGTTCGCCCAGCGCGGCCTGAAGGCCGGCACCCGCCTCAATGGCATCGAGAAGGCGCCGCGGGGTCAGTAA
- a CDS encoding chorismate--pyruvate lyase family protein — translation MRSNRWRSGLGQAPVSPVLASWLSEPTSLTARCQRLSTSFRVRLLAYGRGRPLADEGLIFDQGRQPAWVREVALECDGVPVIFAHTTLSTAGRGRLSRWLARLGSRSLGSLLFAHPGFCRGDIEFRRLDSRHPLYRRAAALGACGRYLWARRSLHRLGGQQVIVTEVFLPAIERLG, via the coding sequence ATGCGCAGCAATCGTTGGCGTTCCGGCCTCGGCCAGGCGCCAGTTTCACCCGTTCTGGCCTCCTGGTTGAGCGAACCGACCTCGCTGACGGCGCGCTGCCAGCGATTGAGCACGAGCTTTCGCGTGCGCCTGCTCGCCTACGGGCGTGGCCGGCCGCTTGCCGATGAAGGGCTGATCTTCGATCAGGGCCGCCAGCCGGCCTGGGTGCGCGAAGTGGCGCTCGAGTGCGACGGCGTGCCGGTGATTTTTGCCCATACCACGCTGTCGACCGCTGGCCGCGGCCGCCTGAGCCGCTGGCTGGCACGTCTGGGCAGCCGTTCGCTCGGCTCGCTGCTTTTTGCCCATCCCGGCTTTTGCCGTGGTGATATCGAATTTCGCCGCCTCGACAGCCGGCATCCGCTGTATCGGCGGGCGGCGGCGCTCGGTGCCTGCGGCCGCTATCTCTGGGCGCGCCGTTCGCTGCATCGCCTGGGCGGGCAGCAGGTGATCGTCACTGAGGTCTTTCTGCCGGCGATCGAACGCCTGGGCTGA
- a CDS encoding nitroreductase translates to MTTPIQQAVDAVIASRYSCRAFLPDEVPPEVLKDILTVAARAPSGTNTQPWKVWVVTGGSRSRLCAKVLSAFDDPEEAATHTECYPYYPEKWVSPYIERRRKVGLDLYRLVGIEKGDAARMHQQHARNFHFFDAPAGLIFTIDRVMAQGSWLDYGMFLQNVMLAAKARGIDTCPQAAFVQFHRIIREDLGIPEAETIVCAMALGFGDDSRPENTLRTERAPIDEWVRFNS, encoded by the coding sequence ATGACTACGCCAATCCAGCAAGCCGTCGATGCCGTCATCGCCAGCCGTTATTCCTGCCGCGCCTTCTTGCCCGACGAAGTTCCGCCGGAAGTGCTGAAGGACATCCTGACCGTCGCCGCACGCGCGCCTTCCGGAACGAACACCCAGCCCTGGAAGGTTTGGGTAGTCACCGGGGGAAGCAGGTCCCGCCTGTGTGCCAAAGTTCTCTCCGCGTTTGATGACCCGGAAGAAGCCGCCACACATACCGAGTGCTATCCGTACTACCCGGAGAAGTGGGTTTCCCCGTATATCGAGCGCCGCCGGAAAGTTGGTCTCGATCTTTATCGCCTAGTGGGCATTGAGAAAGGCGACGCAGCGCGCATGCATCAGCAACATGCCCGGAATTTCCATTTTTTTGATGCTCCGGCCGGGCTCATATTTACGATCGACAGGGTCATGGCGCAAGGTAGCTGGCTGGATTACGGCATGTTTCTCCAGAATGTAATGCTGGCAGCTAAGGCGCGCGGGATTGATACTTGTCCGCAAGCTGCTTTTGTGCAATTCCATCGAATCATTCGAGAAGATCTTGGAATACCGGAGGCGGAAACGATTGTCTGTGCGATGGCCTTGGGTTTCGGCGATGACAGTCGCCCCGAGAACACTTTACGTACGGAACGAGCGCCTATTGACGAGTGGGTACGATTCAACTCATGA
- a CDS encoding alpha/beta hydrolase, translating into MFQRTDIAFEAEGGITLRGWLCVPTGGTGPYPAITMAHGYAGVKEHGLERFAEKFASSGFVVLLHDHRNFGASDGTPRQDIDPWRQIADWRRAISFLEQQDVVDAKCIDLWGTSYSGGHALVLGATERRLRAVVAQVPTISSFEQGLRRTVAGARHPAP; encoded by the coding sequence GTGTTTCAACGTACCGATATCGCCTTCGAAGCCGAGGGCGGCATCACGCTGCGCGGCTGGCTCTGTGTGCCCACCGGCGGCACCGGCCCCTATCCAGCCATCACCATGGCGCATGGCTATGCCGGCGTGAAGGAGCACGGCCTGGAGCGATTCGCCGAGAAATTCGCCTCCAGCGGCTTTGTCGTCCTCCTGCACGATCACCGCAACTTCGGCGCCAGCGACGGCACGCCGCGCCAGGATATCGACCCGTGGCGTCAGATCGCCGATTGGCGGCGCGCGATCAGCTTCCTCGAACAGCAGGATGTCGTCGATGCGAAATGCATCGACCTGTGGGGCACGAGCTATTCCGGCGGCCACGCGCTCGTGCTCGGCGCAACCGAACGCCGCTTGCGCGCGGTCGTCGCGCAGGTGCCGACGATCAGCAGCTTCGAGCAAGGACTGCGCCGAACAGTTGCTGGCGCTCGGCATCCCGCTCCCTGA
- a CDS encoding flavin reductase family protein, translated as MTDWHFYEPAQGHSLRHDPLNAIVAPRPIGWISTVSNDGVRNLAPYSFFNLFNYKPPIIGFCSLGAKDSLANARDTGEFVWNLATRELAEAMNASAAMVPAHVDEFELAKLETLPSAKVRPSRVAASPVQFECVVTQIVQLEAKGGAALPAWLVLGEAVAIHIDRQLIKDGVYQTAQARPILRGGGPADYFEIGAGQLFTLERPG; from the coding sequence ATGACCGACTGGCATTTCTACGAACCGGCGCAGGGGCATTCCCTGCGTCATGATCCGCTCAACGCCATCGTCGCTCCGCGACCGATCGGCTGGATCAGCACAGTCTCTAACGACGGCGTGCGCAACCTTGCGCCCTACAGCTTCTTCAACCTGTTCAACTACAAGCCGCCGATCATCGGCTTTTGCTCGCTTGGTGCGAAGGACTCGCTCGCCAACGCACGAGACACCGGCGAGTTCGTATGGAATCTGGCGACGCGAGAGCTCGCCGAGGCGATGAACGCCTCCGCGGCGATGGTGCCAGCGCACGTCGATGAGTTCGAGTTGGCCAAGCTGGAGACGCTGCCCTCTGCCAAGGTGCGGCCATCGCGCGTTGCGGCTAGTCCGGTGCAGTTCGAGTGCGTGGTCACCCAGATCGTGCAGCTGGAGGCAAAAGGCGGCGCGGCACTCCCGGCGTGGCTGGTGTTGGGCGAAGCAGTAGCGATCCACATTGACCGGCAGTTGATCAAGGACGGCGTGTACCAGACTGCGCAGGCGCGCCCGATCCTGCGCGGTGGTGGGCCGGCTGACTACTTCGAAATCGGCGCGGGACAGCTCTTCACGCTTGAGCGACCCGGTTGA
- a CDS encoding tautomerase family protein: MPIFHAHIPAQKFSSEEKRALADALNLALHEAMETPMDDRFVIISEHKDDEFFIHPTFPNLKRSDRRMLIMVTTGTSRTVEQKRKLAELVTRYAVEKVGISQDDVTLMMYALPLESMSFGGGKLVSDIDLSMPWVNK; this comes from the coding sequence ATGCCAATATTTCATGCCCACATTCCGGCTCAAAAGTTCTCTAGCGAAGAGAAACGGGCGCTGGCGGATGCCTTAAATCTCGCTCTTCATGAAGCCATGGAGACACCTATGGATGATCGATTCGTCATCATCAGTGAGCACAAGGACGACGAATTCTTCATCCATCCGACTTTTCCCAACTTGAAAAGATCCGACAGGCGCATGCTCATAATGGTAACGACCGGCACGAGCAGGACGGTGGAGCAGAAACGCAAGCTCGCGGAGTTGGTCACCCGATACGCAGTAGAAAAGGTTGGCATCAGCCAGGACGATGTCACCCTGATGATGTATGCCCTTCCCTTGGAGAGCATGAGTTTCGGCGGTGGCAAGCTGGTCTCTGACATCGACCTTTCCATGCCTTGGGTAAACAAGTAA
- a CDS encoding alpha/beta hydrolase, giving the protein MAYDSSSARKLREAMFAFDFAYPVRTIETLRVGMEAISQANPPAADLTVEPTELGGVAAVAITAPGASKYRVIYHFHGGGWVAGSPASHLGMLGELSRAAKSQVIVLDHSKAPEHPFPASYDESIRGYEAVRALGKPFAVTGDSSGGGMVLNVLAYASSKGHKDARAALLISPWADLTLTLPSLTQLADRDPMVNAGAMREMVEAYAGNHDLKDPRISPMFADMHGFPPLLIHVGSDEVLLDDALEIDRRVRKAGGESHLEVWPEMLHVWHIQTGSLPQAHDALQRAGEFLIEHLEK; this is encoded by the coding sequence ATGGCCTACGACTCATCTTCCGCCCGCAAGCTCCGCGAGGCGATGTTCGCCTTCGACTTTGCGTATCCCGTACGCACCATCGAGACGCTCCGCGTCGGCATGGAGGCAATTTCGCAAGCAAACCCGCCGGCGGCTGACCTGACCGTCGAGCCGACCGAGCTCGGTGGCGTAGCCGCGGTGGCGATTACGGCGCCCGGCGCGTCCAAATACCGAGTCATCTACCATTTCCACGGTGGTGGCTGGGTGGCAGGCTCTCCGGCCTCGCATCTGGGCATGCTTGGAGAGCTGTCTCGAGCGGCAAAGTCCCAGGTCATCGTCCTGGACCACTCCAAGGCACCCGAGCACCCATTCCCGGCGTCCTACGACGAGTCGATCCGGGGCTACGAAGCAGTGCGTGCGCTTGGCAAACCGTTCGCTGTGACAGGAGATTCCAGTGGCGGTGGCATGGTTCTCAACGTTCTTGCCTACGCGTCCTCGAAGGGCCACAAGGACGCGCGAGCAGCGCTACTCATTAGCCCATGGGCAGACTTAACGCTGACGCTGCCCTCGTTAACGCAGTTGGCCGACCGCGACCCAATGGTCAACGCGGGCGCGATGCGGGAGATGGTCGAGGCTTACGCTGGCAACCACGATTTGAAGGATCCCCGCATCTCACCCATGTTCGCCGACATGCACGGTTTTCCTCCACTGCTCATCCATGTCGGAAGCGACGAAGTGCTTCTCGACGACGCGCTTGAAATTGACCGAAGGGTGCGCAAGGCCGGCGGCGAGTCGCACCTTGAGGTCTGGCCGGAGATGCTGCACGTCTGGCACATTCAGACTGGCTCTTTGCCTCAGGCACACGACGCGCTGCAGAGAGCCGGCGAGTTTCTCATCGAGCACCTCGAGAAATAG